One Eurosta solidaginis isolate ZX-2024a chromosome 5, ASM4086904v1, whole genome shotgun sequence DNA segment encodes these proteins:
- the LOC137252503 gene encoding eukaryotic translation initiation factor 2 subunit 2 has protein sequence MDTEDGFDPTLLKKKKKKKTFDLDAALGLDDGSKKEEAKDESAMDTGVAYLEDNLDLESFGKRKKKKKKPFNLDELEGALPSTKEIEEEGNNAATEEPEDDDINLDMDFSMAKKKKKVKKKDLDELFAEKGEEDKSEDKENADDNSTSWAGSDRDYTYDELLKRVFEIILDKNPDMAAGRKPKFVMRPPQVLRVGTKKTSFANFMDIAKTLHRLPKHLLDFLLAELGTSGSMDGNQQLIIKGRFQPKQIENVLRRYIKEYVTCHTCRSPETILQKDTRLFFLQCESCGSRCSVASIKSGFQAVTGKRAAIRAKTT, from the exons ATGGACACAGAAGAT GGATTTGATCCAACTCttttgaagaagaaaaaaaagaagaagaccTTTGACTTGGATGCTGCACTTGGGCTTGACGATGGCAGTAAGAAAGAAGAAGCGAAGGACGAGTCAGCTATGGATACTGGAGTTGCTTATTTAGAAGATAATTTAGATTTGGAAAGCTTTGGCAAgaggaaaaagaagaagaagaagcctTTCAATTTAGACGAACTTGAGGGAGCATTGCCATCTACCAAAGAAATTGAGGAAGAAGGTAATAATGCCGCTACTGAGGAGCCAGAAGATGATGATATTAATTTGGATATGGACTTCTCAATggcaaaaaagaaaaagaaggtTAAAAAGAAGGATTTGGATGAGTTATTTGCCGAGAAAGGAGAAGAGGACAAAAGTGAGGATAAAGAAAATG CCGATGATAACAGTACTTCATGGGCCGGTTCAGATCGTGATTATACGTATGATGAGCTATTAAAACGTGTGTTCGAAATTATACTTGATAAGAATCCAGATATGGCAGCAGGGCGAAAGCCGAAGTTCGTGATGAGACCTCCTCAAGTATTGCGTGTAGGCACTAAAAAAACTTCATTTGCTAATTTCATGGATATCGCAAAAACGTTGCATCGTCTGCCTAAACATTTGTTAGATTTCCTATTAGCTGAGTTAGGAACTAGTGGTTCGATGGACGGAAACCAGCAACTTATTATTAAAGGTCGTTTCCAGCCTAAACAAATTGAAAATGTACTGCGTCGTTATATAAAAGAATATGTAACTTGTCACACCTGCCGTTCTCCTGAAACTATATTACAAAAGGATACCAGATTGTTCTTCCTTCAATGTGAATCCTGCGGATCTAGATGTTCTGTAGCAAGCATTAAATCTGGTTTCCAAGCTGTAACGGGAAAGCGTGCTGCGATTCGGGCGAAAACTACATAA
- the ver gene encoding uncharacterized protein ver has translation MEKENDKKPLEYIPLMLCDVRCCSATSCPAIYEVFNKSLQFRTMILHGRVVGKRAPNKWSSCYRFEIDDCTAVLPLIIWQRDDVAEIQRLQSEVRARKLADKRNDILGALQRMLDKTKNQLDPSSISIGNKLFIFGRPDIFCNQLSIYSFIWDIDEGYDRSMELSFKDELLEWYLKRYPV, from the coding sequence ATGGAAAAAGAAAACGACAAGAAACCTTTAGAATACATTCCTCTAATGCTGTGCGATGTGCGTTGTTGTAGTGCAACATCGTGTCCTGCCATCTATGAagttttcaataaatcattacAATTTCGCACAATGATATTGCATGGTCGTGTTGTAGGTAAAAGAGCACCAAACAAATGGAGCAGTTGTTATAGATTTGAAATAGACGATTGCACTGCAGTTTTACCGCTGATTATTTGGCAAAGGGACGATGTTGCCGAAATTCAACGTTTGCAGAGTGAAGTACGCGCAAGAAAGTTGGCTGATAAGCGCAATGATATTTTAGGTGCATTACAAAGAATGCTGGACAAAACCAAGAATCAATTAGATCCATCAAGTATTTCTATTggcaataaattatttatttttggacGTCCCGACATTTTTTGCAATCAATTAAGTATTTATTCCTTCATTTGGGATATCGACGAAGGTTATGACAGATCAATGGAATTATCCTTTAAGGATGAGCTTCTTGAATGGTATCTGAAAAGGTATCCGGTTTAA